In Kwoniella pini CBS 10737 chromosome 2, complete sequence, a single genomic region encodes these proteins:
- a CDS encoding glyceraldehyde-3-phosphate dehydrogenase, type I, producing MLSHKYIDETTTAHILRFNMPIAITDQSTLPRVGINGFGRIGRALFRLMLERDDLLLVAVNHTAHSSEHLMTAIMHDSTHGKFRLGSDLTICPDDHPGLLEPTSNNPKPSGLLFRGRLIHLFSERDATKLDWSSANADFIMESTGKLTTKDKAEVHIKHGKAKKVLISAPSKDTLNCVYGVNHHVYVGDDDVLSNASCTTNCLAPLALVLQRAFGVETGMMTTIHASTASQKVLDGFSSKDIRQGRSAMGNIIPATTGAAQAVVKVLPELAGKFHGISVRVPVTNVSLVDLTVTLSTPVKSKEDLIRPFRAAAARRPIQSSTPHPDGPALAGVLAVSDEKLVSSDYLSSTQSSILDVDATVMLNERTAKIVAWYDNEWGFSSRMCDLVAYMARRTETA from the exons ATGTTATCACATAAATATATTGACGAGACCACGACAGCACATATATTGAGATTCAACA TGCCTATAGCCATCACAGATCAATCAACGCTTCCTCGAGTAGGTATAAATGGATTCGGTCGAATTG GCCGAGCGCTTTTCCGATTGATGCTGGAACGAGACGATCTTCTCCTCGTGGCAGTAAATCATACCGCTCATTCGTCCGAACATCTGATGACAGCTATAATGCATGATTCGACTCATGGAAAATTTCGATTAGGATCAGATTTAACTATATGTCCTGATGATCATCCGGGACTGCTAGAACCAACTTCGAATAATCCCAAACCTTCAGGATTGCTGTTCAGAGGCAGATTAATTCACTTGTTTTCGGAGCGAGACGCTACGAAGTTGGACTGGTCTTCCGCAAACGCCGATTTCATAATGGAATCAACTGGAAAACTGACGACAAAAGACAAGGCTGAGGTGCATATCAAACACGGCAAAGCCAAAAAAGTGTTGATTTCTGCTCCAAGCAAAGATACATTGAACTGTGTATACGGTGTAAATCACCATGTGTATGTCGGAGACGATGACGTATTGAGCAATGCATCCTGTACT ACAAACTGTCTGGCGCCATTAGCCTTAGTGTTACAACGTGCATTTGGTGTTGAGACTGGTATGATGACTACCATACATGCTAGTACAGCGAGTCAGAAAGTGCTTGACGGATTCAGTTCAAAGGACATCCGGCAAG GTCGATCGGCAATGGGAAATATCATTCCTGCTACAACCGGTGCCGCTCAAGCTGTAGTCAAAGTCTTACCAGAATTGGCAGGCAAATTTCACG GTATATCCGTTCGAGTGCCAGTCACAAATGTCTCTCTTGTCGATCTTACCGTAACATTATCTACCCCTGTGAAATCGAAAGAAGACCTCATCCGACCTTTCAGGGCAGCAGCTGCCAGACGACCGATTCAGTCATCTACACCTCATCCTGATGGCCCCGCCTTGGCCGGTGTCTTAGCTGTGTCAGACGAAAAGCTAGTATCGTCAGACTACCTCTCATCAACCCAGAGCAGCATTTTAGACGTAGACGCGACCGTTATGCTGAATGAGCGTACGGCAAAGATTGTGGCTTGGTACGACAACGAATGGGGTTTCTCTTCTAGAA TGTGTGATCTTGTAGCTTATATGGCTCGAAGAACTGAAACGGCATGA